One part of the Cyclobacteriaceae bacterium genome encodes these proteins:
- a CDS encoding tetratricopeptide repeat protein, producing the protein MRIVIPLISLFISLSGLAQVKKQRAEEFYNQGILAMGSGNFEEARSLLTKSIAEDPGFAEAYATRAAVCERLSDFNMALRDYTISLEFIPDQFEVLLSRGALRFQLNQYILAQDDFKRLLRLPPGETNTIYYRQSAHSPGTDQILTAQGAIQSQVYNYLGLIETQLMNCPASIQYFDSAIRLNTSEADYYINRAMAKQACGEASTDEDFQKALTINPDHPIAKHNLASLSARKGDFNTAERQLTEAIEADPLMLDPYLERAYYRLLRKDYAGALADYSQAIKLDRANPEIWLNRGMAKEKLHDLAGAFRDYTEAIELDEGFVKAWLNRGNILAAQKKYTEAIEDYSAAITYQPDYGVAYYNRAIAYYKLNKLAEACDDLKNAARLNYPIEERITKSFCRNH; encoded by the coding sequence ATGCGAATTGTAATCCCCCTCATTAGCCTTTTCATTTCCCTTTCCGGCTTGGCCCAGGTAAAAAAGCAGCGGGCCGAAGAATTCTATAACCAGGGCATTTTGGCGATGGGATCAGGCAACTTTGAAGAAGCCAGAAGCCTGCTGACAAAGAGCATTGCGGAAGATCCGGGTTTTGCCGAAGCCTATGCCACCCGCGCTGCTGTTTGCGAGCGGTTAAGTGATTTTAACATGGCTTTGCGCGATTATACTATAAGCCTGGAGTTTATCCCTGATCAGTTTGAGGTACTGTTAAGTCGGGGTGCCTTGCGTTTTCAACTAAATCAGTACATCCTTGCACAAGACGATTTTAAAAGATTATTAAGACTACCACCTGGTGAAACCAATACTATTTACTATCGACAGTCGGCTCATAGTCCGGGCACCGACCAGATACTGACGGCCCAGGGAGCCATTCAATCGCAAGTGTATAATTACCTGGGCTTGATTGAAACACAACTAATGAATTGCCCTGCCTCTATTCAATACTTTGATTCCGCTATCAGGCTTAACACAAGCGAGGCAGATTATTATATCAATCGTGCCATGGCCAAACAGGCTTGTGGTGAGGCCAGTACTGATGAAGATTTTCAAAAAGCCTTGACAATAAATCCAGATCATCCCATCGCCAAGCATAACCTGGCATCTCTTTCAGCACGAAAAGGTGACTTTAATACAGCCGAGCGACAATTAACCGAAGCCATTGAAGCCGATCCGCTCATGCTTGATCCTTATCTTGAGCGGGCATATTACCGCTTATTGCGAAAAGATTATGCCGGTGCATTGGCCGATTACAGTCAGGCAATAAAACTGGACCGTGCCAATCCGGAAATATGGCTTAACCGTGGAATGGCAAAAGAAAAACTACATGACCTTGCTGGTGCCTTCCGCGATTATACCGAAGCTATTGAGTTGGATGAAGGATTTGTGAAAGCGTGGCTTAACCGCGGAAACATTCTTGCAGCACAAAAAAAATACACAGAAGCCATTGAGGATTACAGCGCAGCGATCACCTATCAGCCGGATTACGGGGTGGCTTATTATAACCGGGCGATTGCTTACTACAAATTAAATAAATTGGCTGAAGCATGTGATGATTTGAAAAATGCTGCAAGATTGAACTATCCGATAGAAGAGCGAATTACAAAAAGTTTTTGTCGGAACCATTGA
- a CDS encoding TetR/AcrR family transcriptional regulator, producing MEKTKKSTRKAKASPSAAALIAAYQEYLLMHGKQPSTVYKFCTELGLKEADFYKVAGSFEALEKLIWLDYIQKTISRLEGDGDYVNFSAREKLLAFYFTLAETLKANRSFCVLLLSRHSRLEVVPGFLKPFKNKFEEFVGQLLNDGKSKGEVAERPYLDKRYPQLFWVHLSLLLLFWKDDDSADFEKTDAFIEKSVNLAFDLIGKGALDSAIDFGKFLYQSRMN from the coding sequence ATGGAAAAGACAAAAAAATCAACCCGTAAAGCCAAAGCATCCCCTTCAGCTGCTGCGCTGATCGCTGCCTACCAGGAGTACCTGCTCATGCATGGAAAACAACCATCAACAGTTTATAAGTTCTGTACTGAACTGGGCCTTAAAGAAGCTGATTTCTATAAAGTTGCAGGGTCTTTTGAGGCACTTGAAAAACTTATTTGGTTGGACTACATCCAGAAAACTATAAGTCGGCTGGAGGGCGATGGTGATTATGTAAATTTCAGTGCCCGGGAAAAGCTATTGGCCTTTTATTTTACCTTGGCCGAAACGTTGAAGGCCAACCGAAGCTTTTGTGTGTTGTTGCTAAGCCGGCATTCCAGGTTGGAAGTAGTGCCCGGTTTTTTGAAACCTTTTAAGAATAAGTTTGAAGAGTTTGTCGGCCAGTTGTTGAATGATGGAAAATCGAAAGGCGAAGTAGCCGAACGGCCATATCTCGATAAGCGATACCCACAATTGTTTTGGGTACATTTGAGTCTGTTGCTGCTTTTTTGGAAAGATGACGACAGTGCAGACTTTGAAAAGACAGATGCTTTTATTGAGAAGTCGGTGAATCTTGCGTTTGATTTGATAGGGAAGGGAGCACTGGATTCTGCCATTGACTTCGGAAAATTTTTGTACCAGAGTAGGATGAATTAA
- a CDS encoding phosphotransferase: MKEFDKIPVTKVQRASKFIATGAKIGTNYLKHYSKKLVDPSVSRNELHEDNAKDIYNSLSELKGSALKVAQMLSMDKNLLPKAYQQKFSMAQYSAPPLSYPLVVKTFQQYFGKGPDKIFEAFTHKAVNAASMGQVHQATLNGKKLAVKIQYPGIGNSVKSDLAMVKPIALSMFNLNPAEYNEFIQEVEQRMMEETDYTLELKRSMELSKKSSHITNLVFPQYYPQYSSERILTMDWIDGKPLGEIIKEGIPTEAGQALGQAMWDFYHFQMHDLRSVHADPHPGNFIVTPNFQLGIIDFGCVKVIPDKFYKLYFRLLNRALLSDQKELERVFYDLHFIYPDDPVKDKQFFIKLFTQLVELLSRPFNAEYFDFADSTYFETLYNFGEKLSNMKELRESKKARGVRDALYINRTYFGLYNLLHDLKANVRTVPA, from the coding sequence GTGAAAGAATTCGATAAAATTCCCGTTACCAAGGTGCAACGGGCATCAAAGTTCATTGCTACAGGCGCGAAAATCGGTACTAACTACCTTAAGCATTACAGCAAAAAACTGGTTGATCCATCGGTTTCCCGAAATGAGCTTCATGAGGATAATGCCAAGGATATTTATAATTCACTGAGTGAATTGAAAGGCAGTGCCTTGAAAGTTGCCCAAATGCTTAGCATGGACAAGAACCTGCTCCCCAAGGCATATCAGCAAAAGTTTTCCATGGCACAGTACAGTGCGCCACCACTATCGTACCCGTTGGTGGTAAAAACATTCCAGCAATATTTTGGAAAAGGCCCTGACAAGATTTTTGAAGCGTTTACCCACAAAGCTGTAAATGCTGCCTCCATGGGGCAGGTGCATCAGGCTACCCTTAACGGGAAAAAGCTTGCCGTAAAAATCCAGTATCCCGGCATCGGCAACAGTGTTAAGTCAGACCTGGCCATGGTTAAGCCCATCGCGCTAAGTATGTTTAACCTTAATCCTGCCGAATACAATGAGTTTATCCAGGAGGTGGAGCAACGCATGATGGAGGAGACTGACTACACGTTGGAATTAAAACGTTCCATGGAGTTGTCGAAAAAAAGCAGCCATATTACCAACCTTGTATTCCCACAATACTATCCACAGTATTCTTCCGAACGCATACTCACAATGGATTGGATTGATGGAAAACCCTTAGGTGAAATAATCAAGGAAGGAATTCCCACAGAGGCTGGTCAAGCATTGGGTCAGGCCATGTGGGACTTTTATCATTTTCAGATGCACGATTTGCGCAGCGTTCATGCCGACCCTCACCCGGGCAATTTTATTGTCACGCCCAATTTTCAACTTGGCATTATCGACTTTGGCTGTGTTAAGGTAATACCCGATAAGTTCTATAAGCTTTACTTTAGATTATTAAATCGTGCACTGCTTTCAGATCAAAAAGAGTTAGAAAGGGTATTTTATGATCTTCATTTTATCTACCCGGATGATCCCGTAAAAGACAAGCAGTTCTTTATAAAACTTTTCACCCAGCTTGTTGAACTGCTTAGCCGCCCGTTTAATGCAGAGTATTTTGATTTCGCTGATTCTACTTACTTTGAAACGCTTTACAACTTTGGAGAGAAACTTTCAAACATGAAAGAACTGCGTGAATCGAAGAAGGCGAGAGGCGTACGCGATGCTTTGTACATTAACCGCACCTATTTTGGGTTGTACAATTTACTGCACGACCTGAAGGCGAATGTGCGTACAGTACCTGCGTAG
- a CDS encoding Ku protein — MRAIWKGHIRFSLVTIPVRIYNAIDSAQTISFNLLSRKGHNPVAYEKKDKVTGEVLKNEDIIKGYQYEPGQFVIIEQEDFDKVKLKSTRIIDIEGFVQAEEVHATLFESPYYIGPDGDVAAKSYGLLCETLKQSGRVGVGRVVLRDRETVVLLAPHENGLMVYRLRYPNEVRRIQEVPGLLETTITDKEQLKLAKTLVDSMTRQFVDIEMKDHYTEELKKMIQAKIEGKEIISVAEEEPEVVDIMTALKASIEQAKKKPMEKAKGKPEEQKKVSAKRKSA, encoded by the coding sequence ATGAGAGCCATCTGGAAAGGCCATATCCGTTTTTCGCTGGTTACAATACCCGTTCGGATTTACAATGCCATTGATTCTGCCCAAACGATTAGCTTTAACCTGCTCTCCCGAAAAGGGCACAACCCGGTAGCCTATGAAAAGAAGGATAAGGTAACTGGGGAGGTTTTAAAAAATGAAGACATCATAAAGGGCTATCAATATGAACCAGGTCAATTTGTGATTATTGAGCAGGAAGATTTCGATAAAGTAAAATTGAAAAGCACCCGCATTATCGATATTGAGGGCTTTGTTCAGGCTGAAGAAGTTCATGCTACCTTATTTGAATCCCCTTATTACATCGGGCCCGATGGCGATGTGGCTGCCAAAAGTTATGGATTATTGTGCGAAACCTTGAAGCAGAGCGGGCGTGTTGGTGTTGGGCGTGTTGTTCTGCGCGACCGGGAAACGGTGGTACTGCTTGCCCCGCATGAAAATGGGTTGATGGTTTATCGGCTGAGGTATCCCAATGAAGTGAGAAGGATACAGGAAGTTCCGGGACTATTGGAAACAACCATTACCGATAAAGAACAACTTAAACTGGCCAAAACCCTGGTGGATTCCATGACACGCCAGTTCGTTGACATTGAAATGAAGGATCACTACACGGAAGAACTGAAGAAGATGATCCAGGCAAAAATAGAGGGCAAAGAAATTATTTCCGTTGCCGAAGAGGAGCCCGAGGTGGTGGATATCATGACAGCCTTGAAAGCCAGCATCGAACAGGCCAAAAAGAAACCCATGGAGAAAGCAAAGGGAAAACCCGAAGAACAGAAAAAGGTTTCGGCAAAGCGAAAGTCAGCATAG
- a CDS encoding tetratricopeptide repeat protein, which translates to MAKVVKFPVPEPVKFGLQKAQKRKQNEPEVHGQLNLFQGGRVVKLGQLSTFEEALLLDEQGDRLNSKNLYLKAIEEGEALADANCNLGIMESVEGNHTRAIDYFTRALKEDPRHSESHYNLANLYAEVGNYNLAKVHYTIAIELEPNYPNSYFNLGLTLAVTKEFTAAVEALRKFTKLSPGDDHKQVNQLIEQLTSLL; encoded by the coding sequence ATGGCTAAAGTGGTGAAATTTCCGGTGCCTGAACCCGTTAAATTTGGGCTGCAGAAAGCTCAGAAAAGAAAGCAAAATGAGCCGGAGGTGCATGGCCAGCTTAACTTGTTTCAGGGAGGTAGGGTTGTTAAGCTTGGTCAGCTTTCAACCTTTGAAGAAGCCTTGCTCTTAGACGAACAGGGCGACCGCCTAAACTCAAAAAATCTTTATCTGAAAGCCATTGAAGAGGGCGAGGCCCTGGCCGATGCTAATTGTAATTTAGGAATAATGGAATCCGTTGAGGGCAACCATACCCGTGCCATTGATTATTTTACCCGTGCACTAAAAGAAGATCCGCGGCATTCCGAATCGCACTACAACCTTGCCAACCTGTATGCCGAAGTTGGAAACTATAACCTGGCAAAAGTACATTACACCATTGCCATCGAACTTGAACCAAATTACCCCAACAGCTATTTTAACCTGGGGTTGACCCTTGCCGTAACCAAAGAATTTACTGCCGCTGTGGAAGCTTTGCGTAAATTTACAAAGCTGTCACCCGGTGATGACCACAAACAAGTGAACCAACTGATTGAGCAATTGACTTCACTGCTTTAA
- a CDS encoding DUF3667 domain-containing protein, whose protein sequence is MSELHQHTCKSCGHIFEGNYCNFCGEKIITPKDRTLRTFLSNVLIAVTFADNKFIKSLWLSVVNPGFISKEYAEGRRVNYIRPLQLFFILNLIYFLFPILQLFSSSLRTQMYFLFHSAMARSMVMNRLAEEGMSLAAFELMYNAKTTTLAKLLIVVFVILASLPLSIIYRKKNRYFTDHTTLAVELACFNIFVNAIVLSIILWIVNNILRWGHLGWEGYLNDTTLTIVFVSTNLYFLLRASRTFYAQKGKRLIVKCALGILGLFLALEAYRFILFLLTFYLV, encoded by the coding sequence TTGTCTGAGCTTCACCAACATACCTGCAAAAGCTGCGGTCATATTTTTGAAGGTAATTACTGCAACTTTTGTGGCGAAAAGATTATTACCCCAAAGGACCGTACGTTGCGAACCTTTTTAAGTAACGTGCTTATTGCCGTAACCTTTGCGGATAATAAGTTTATCAAATCCTTATGGTTATCGGTTGTTAACCCAGGGTTTATTTCAAAAGAGTATGCCGAGGGCCGGAGGGTTAATTACATTCGTCCACTACAGCTCTTTTTTATTCTCAACCTGATATACTTTTTATTTCCCATACTTCAATTGTTCAGCTCTTCATTGCGCACACAAATGTATTTCTTGTTCCATAGTGCCATGGCAAGAAGTATGGTAATGAACAGGCTTGCCGAAGAAGGTATGAGTTTGGCAGCGTTCGAATTAATGTACAATGCCAAAACAACTACCCTTGCCAAATTGTTGATTGTGGTTTTCGTGATATTGGCATCGTTGCCCCTGAGCATTATCTATCGGAAAAAGAATCGATACTTCACTGATCATACTACACTGGCTGTTGAACTGGCTTGTTTTAACATCTTTGTCAACGCTATTGTACTATCTATCATACTGTGGATTGTGAACAATATACTGCGGTGGGGGCATTTGGGATGGGAAGGATATTTGAATGATACCACACTTACAATTGTTTTCGTATCAACCAACCTGTATTTTCTACTTCGTGCATCCCGCACGTTTTATGCTCAAAAAGGAAAACGGCTTATCGTAAAGTGTGCTTTGGGAATATTGGGCCTGTTTCTGGCGCTTGAAGCCTACCGGTTTATCTTATTCTTGCTCACGTTTTACCTGGTGTAA
- a CDS encoding metal-dependent hydrolase — protein MDSITHIALGAAVGEALAGKRIGKGALLLGAVAQSLPDIDFVASFWMSFSENLLAHRGFTHSFLFVGLTAVGLALLTDRWYRQPNMPFRSWLLFFSVQMLIHIGIDACNAYGTGWFEPFTHDRLSFNFLFVADPFFSVWLIIANVALLILKTDNPSRIKWATYSIMLCSIYVLYAQINKQIIDSTVKSALSKQGIDFKRYMTTPTPLNTWLWFVAVEDDNGFYVSHRSVFDKRETIDFYYFPQNKNLLNEVAGHESLKHLIRFSQGYYILKEKDGKLIFNDLRFGQITGWATPDNEFVFHFYLSHPDDNLMVIQRGRFANWDSKTISELINRIMGN, from the coding sequence GTGGATTCAATTACCCATATTGCCCTGGGTGCCGCAGTAGGCGAAGCACTTGCCGGTAAACGGATTGGTAAAGGAGCACTTCTTTTAGGGGCAGTCGCCCAAAGCCTCCCCGATATAGATTTTGTTGCTTCATTTTGGATGAGCTTTTCTGAAAACCTGTTGGCGCATCGCGGATTCACGCACTCTTTCTTATTTGTAGGGCTAACTGCGGTTGGCTTAGCCTTGCTTACCGACCGGTGGTACCGACAACCCAACATGCCCTTTCGCTCGTGGTTGCTATTCTTTTCAGTACAAATGCTCATTCATATTGGCATAGACGCCTGCAATGCCTACGGCACAGGCTGGTTCGAGCCCTTTACTCATGATCGATTGTCGTTTAATTTTTTATTTGTGGCCGATCCGTTTTTTTCTGTGTGGCTAATTATTGCAAATGTGGCGCTGCTCATCCTCAAAACCGATAATCCTTCCCGAATAAAATGGGCCACGTATAGTATAATGCTCTGTTCGATATACGTACTCTACGCGCAGATTAATAAACAGATCATTGACTCAACCGTAAAGTCGGCATTATCAAAACAAGGCATTGACTTCAAACGCTATATGACCACACCTACTCCACTAAACACATGGCTTTGGTTTGTAGCTGTTGAGGATGATAACGGTTTTTATGTCTCGCACCGGTCGGTTTTTGACAAGCGGGAGACGATTGATTTTTATTATTTCCCCCAAAACAAAAATCTGCTAAACGAGGTGGCCGGGCATGAATCCTTGAAACACCTTATACGATTTTCACAGGGCTACTATATCCTAAAGGAAAAGGATGGTAAACTAATCTTCAACGACTTGCGCTTTGGACAAATTACAGGTTGGGCTACTCCCGACAATGAATTTGTTTTTCATTTTTACCTAAGCCATCCTGATGATAACTTAATGGTGATTCAACGTGGAAGGTTTGCTAATTGGGACTCCAAAACAATAAGCGAACTAATTAATAGGATAATGGGCAATTAA
- a CDS encoding ABC-F family ATP-binding cassette domain-containing protein yields MNFLSAELISKSFNDKWLFKDLSLGIAQGEKLAFVGNNGVGKSTLLKILTGELSPDSGTVVIREGIRLGYLTQQPAVNENLLVKDILFNDRNDVARAVKEYEDCLHHPEVAPERMQAALEKMEELSAWDYDSKVQEVTGKLGVPDMDKPFKALSGGQKKRIFLAQLLLNEPDLIIMDEPTNHLDLSAIEWLENYLAGQQITLIMVTHDRYFLDAVATEIVELDRQQLFRYKGNYAYFLEKKSAREEMLKAEVAKARNLLKKELEWMRRQPKARGTKAKYRIEAFYELKEKASQDLRKDRLELDIKETRQGGKILEVNHLSKAYDGKAMVDNFSYVFKKHDRIGVVGNNGVGKSTFLNLITQRLKPDAGEVLPGVTTKFGYFTQDSMNLNPANRVIEEVKSIAEFITLSDGSQVSASKFLDNFLFPPEKQYTYVEKLSGGEKKRLQLLKMLVTNPNFLILDEPTNDFDIDTLNVLEEFLEKFTGCLLLISHDRYFMDHLVDQLFVFEGGGKIRFFTGNYTDYRDWVDEQESIKTRKSSEKREGGTEQSAVRKISYKERQEYEQLQLEIDLLEAQKRELEAKINSGISDHSKLVELGQQLQTTTESIEQKTARWLELAELVN; encoded by the coding sequence GTGAATTTTCTCTCCGCTGAACTCATTTCAAAATCTTTCAATGATAAATGGCTCTTTAAAGACCTGTCCTTGGGTATAGCACAAGGCGAAAAACTTGCTTTTGTGGGTAACAATGGTGTGGGTAAATCAACCTTGCTCAAGATTTTAACAGGTGAACTCTCTCCGGACTCCGGCACGGTTGTGATCCGGGAGGGTATCAGGCTTGGTTACCTTACCCAACAGCCCGCGGTAAATGAAAACTTATTGGTGAAAGATATTCTTTTTAATGACCGCAACGATGTGGCTCGCGCTGTAAAGGAATATGAAGACTGCCTGCACCATCCGGAGGTTGCGCCCGAACGTATGCAAGCTGCCCTGGAGAAAATGGAAGAACTGAGTGCATGGGATTATGATTCAAAAGTGCAGGAAGTTACCGGTAAGTTGGGTGTCCCAGACATGGATAAGCCCTTTAAAGCATTATCGGGAGGACAGAAGAAGCGTATTTTCCTCGCCCAGCTTCTGCTAAACGAGCCTGATTTGATTATAATGGATGAACCCACCAATCACCTTGATCTTTCGGCAATCGAATGGTTGGAAAACTACCTTGCAGGTCAACAGATTACTTTGATCATGGTCACACACGACCGGTATTTCCTGGACGCAGTGGCTACCGAAATTGTTGAGCTTGACCGGCAACAATTGTTCCGCTATAAAGGCAATTACGCATACTTCCTGGAAAAAAAATCAGCACGTGAAGAAATGCTTAAAGCTGAAGTAGCCAAAGCCCGAAATTTATTAAAGAAGGAGCTTGAATGGATGAGGCGTCAGCCGAAAGCACGGGGCACAAAAGCAAAATACCGTATTGAGGCTTTTTACGAACTTAAAGAAAAGGCTTCGCAGGATTTACGAAAAGACCGATTGGAACTCGATATCAAGGAAACCCGGCAAGGTGGAAAGATATTGGAAGTCAACCATCTTTCGAAAGCTTACGATGGAAAGGCGATGGTCGATAATTTTTCATACGTATTTAAGAAACACGATCGAATTGGAGTGGTAGGAAATAACGGGGTGGGGAAGAGCACTTTCCTGAATTTAATTACCCAGCGCCTTAAGCCCGATGCCGGTGAAGTGCTGCCAGGTGTTACCACCAAGTTTGGCTACTTCACCCAGGACTCAATGAACCTGAACCCCGCAAACCGCGTGATTGAAGAAGTAAAATCGATTGCCGAGTTTATTACTTTATCAGACGGATCGCAGGTATCGGCATCGAAGTTTCTCGATAATTTTTTATTTCCTCCCGAAAAGCAATATACGTATGTGGAGAAGCTAAGCGGGGGAGAGAAAAAGAGATTGCAATTACTAAAGATGCTGGTGACCAATCCTAACTTTTTAATTTTGGATGAGCCCACCAATGATTTTGATATCGACACGTTAAATGTGCTGGAAGAATTTCTTGAAAAATTTACCGGATGTTTGTTGCTGATTTCGCATGACCGGTATTTTATGGATCACCTGGTCGATCAGCTTTTTGTATTTGAAGGCGGTGGCAAGATCAGGTTCTTCACTGGAAACTATACCGATTACCGCGATTGGGTAGATGAGCAAGAGTCCATAAAAACCCGTAAGTCATCGGAAAAGCGTGAAGGAGGAACTGAACAATCGGCCGTAAGAAAGATTTCCTATAAAGAGAGGCAGGAGTACGAGCAGTTGCAGTTGGAGATTGATTTACTGGAGGCGCAGAAGCGTGAATTGGAAGCTAAAATCAACTCAGGTATTTCCGATCATAGTAAATTAGTTGAACTGGGGCAGCAATTACAAACAACAACTGAATCAATAGAACAAAAGACAGCCCGGTGGCTGGAGTTGGCCGAGTTAGTTAATTAA
- a CDS encoding ATPase, with product MEITLAYFGLGLMVFLSGIGSAIGVSIGGQSTIGALKRKDDAFGNYMLLSALPSTQGLYGFASFYTINASGILTDGITMLQGAAILGAGIMMGGVGLISAIQQGKVCGNGINAIAGGHDVFGKTLILAVFPELYAIIAFAATFLINASL from the coding sequence ATGGAAATCACATTAGCGTATTTCGGACTCGGCCTGATGGTATTCCTTTCAGGGATAGGCAGTGCCATTGGTGTAAGCATCGGTGGTCAATCCACCATTGGTGCATTAAAACGCAAAGACGATGCCTTTGGCAATTACATGTTGCTAAGTGCACTACCCAGCACGCAAGGATTGTACGGGTTTGCCAGTTTTTATACCATCAATGCATCGGGCATCCTTACCGATGGCATTACCATGCTGCAAGGCGCGGCAATATTAGGCGCAGGTATTATGATGGGCGGAGTTGGATTAATCAGTGCTATCCAGCAAGGTAAAGTTTGCGGTAACGGTATTAATGCCATAGCGGGTGGGCACGATGTATTCGGCAAAACATTGATCCTGGCCGTATTTCCGGAACTCTACGCAATCATTGCTTTTGCAGCTACATTTTTGATTAATGCATCCCTCTGA
- a CDS encoding V-type ATP synthase subunit D, whose translation MALSFKYNKSALYELGEQLKIREKALPTLKSKESALRMEIKRLKKIAVEYEEKLSFRKEEVKNLARLWVEFEEGLVSIKSAIYKKKAIAGVKIPVLDTFEFEVREISQYHKPDWFLDGIHILKELTELSLLREVSHRATHILELARKKTTQKVNLYEKVQIPEYQEAIRKIKRFLEDEENLSKAAQKILKQRKEKQVAL comes from the coding sequence ATGGCCCTGAGTTTTAAATACAACAAGAGTGCACTTTACGAGTTGGGTGAACAGCTCAAAATCAGGGAGAAAGCTTTGCCTACTTTGAAAAGCAAAGAATCGGCTTTGCGGATGGAGATTAAGCGACTAAAAAAAATCGCGGTTGAGTATGAAGAAAAACTAAGCTTCAGGAAGGAAGAAGTGAAAAACCTTGCGCGCTTATGGGTTGAATTTGAAGAAGGGCTGGTTTCAATAAAATCGGCTATTTATAAAAAAAAGGCTATAGCAGGAGTAAAAATTCCTGTACTGGATACATTCGAATTTGAAGTCCGGGAAATCAGTCAGTACCATAAACCCGATTGGTTCTTAGATGGCATCCACATCCTGAAAGAACTGACCGAACTGAGTTTACTGCGTGAAGTTTCACATCGGGCAACCCACATTCTTGAACTGGCACGAAAGAAAACAACCCAAAAAGTTAACCTGTACGAAAAAGTTCAGATTCCCGAATACCAGGAAGCCATCCGAAAAATTAAGCGCTTTCTGGAAGATGAGGAAAACCTGAGCAAAGCAGCCCAAAAAATTTTAAAACAAAGAAAGGAGAAACAGGTAGCCTTATGA
- a CDS encoding V-type ATP synthase subunit B, translating into MESKAFQKIFYKVSRINKATCELHSNMAGYDEMAVVHGRLAQVVKIIGDKVTLQVFSGTDGIPTNAEVMFTGSPPQLKVSTELAGRFFNAYGKPIDDGPEVEGENRPLGGPTVNPTRRKRPSELIRTGIAGIDLNNTIVTGQKIPFFADPEQPYNQVMADVALRAKADRIVLGGIGLTHDDYLFYKNVFENAGALDRIVSFINTTEDPSIERLLIPDMALTAAEYFAVDRNEKVLVLLTDLTLYCDALSIVSNNMDQISSKDNMPASLYSDLARLYEKAVQFPQGGSITIIAVTTLSGGDITHAIPDNTGYITEGQLFLRRDSEIGKTIVDPFRSLSRLKQLVIGKKTREDHPQVMNAAVRLYSDAANARTKLENGFDLSDYDKRCLNYAREYSKKLLAIDVNIDIEKMLDISWELFSTYFSQEEVAIKQELTERYWPTKI; encoded by the coding sequence ATGGAATCGAAAGCCTTTCAAAAGATATTCTATAAAGTATCCCGCATCAACAAAGCCACCTGCGAGCTTCACAGCAACATGGCCGGTTATGATGAAATGGCGGTTGTACACGGAAGGCTTGCGCAGGTAGTTAAGATTATTGGCGATAAGGTTACCCTCCAGGTTTTCTCCGGCACCGATGGCATACCCACCAATGCCGAAGTAATGTTTACCGGAAGCCCGCCCCAATTAAAAGTTTCAACCGAATTGGCCGGGAGGTTCTTCAACGCATACGGTAAGCCGATTGATGATGGGCCGGAAGTGGAAGGAGAAAACCGACCACTGGGTGGCCCCACTGTAAACCCCACACGCAGAAAAAGACCTTCTGAGCTAATCCGCACCGGCATTGCCGGTATCGACCTGAACAATACCATTGTAACGGGACAGAAGATACCCTTCTTTGCCGATCCTGAACAACCTTACAATCAGGTAATGGCCGATGTAGCCTTACGCGCGAAGGCCGATCGAATTGTATTGGGTGGCATTGGCCTTACGCACGATGATTATCTCTTTTACAAAAATGTGTTCGAAAATGCCGGGGCACTGGACCGTATTGTTTCCTTTATTAACACTACAGAAGATCCCAGCATTGAACGGCTGCTGATACCCGATATGGCTTTAACTGCCGCGGAATATTTTGCCGTTGACCGGAACGAAAAAGTATTGGTCCTCCTTACCGACCTCACGTTGTATTGCGATGCCCTCAGTATTGTAAGCAACAACATGGACCAGATTTCATCAAAAGACAATATGCCAGCTTCGCTTTACAGTGACCTGGCACGGCTCTACGAAAAGGCCGTGCAGTTTCCGCAGGGTGGCTCAATTACCATCATTGCCGTTACAACCCTTTCCGGTGGAGACATTACCCATGCCATACCGGACAATACCGGTTATATCACTGAGGGGCAATTGTTTTTACGCAGGGACTCAGAAATCGGAAAAACTATTGTCGATCCGTTCAGGAGCCTTTCCCGGCTTAAGCAACTTGTTATCGGTAAGAAAACCCGCGAAGACCATCCACAGGTAATGAATGCTGCCGTTCGCCTGTACTCCGATGCCGCAAACGCACGCACCAAACTTGAAAATGGTTTTGACCTGAGTGATTACGATAAACGTTGTTTGAATTATGCCAGAGAATACAGTAAAAAACTGTTGGCCATTGATGTGAACATCGACATTGAAAAAATGCTGGACATTAGTTGGGAACTCTTCAGTACATATTTTTCGCAAGAAGAAGTAGCCATTAAACAAGAGCTTACCGAACGTTATTGGCCAACTAAAATTTAA